One Elaeis guineensis isolate ETL-2024a chromosome 10, EG11, whole genome shotgun sequence genomic window carries:
- the LOC105053401 gene encoding meiotic recombination protein DMC1 homolog, which yields MIDVKFEEHGQLQLLDREEAEEEYDCFESIDKLISQGINAGDVKKLQDAGIYTCNGLMMQTKKSLTGIKGLSEAKVDKICEAAEKLVNVGYVTGSDLLLRRKSVIRITTGSQALDELLGGGIETLSITEAFGEFRSGKTQLAHTLCVSTQLPIHMHGGNGKVAYIDTEGTFRPDRIVPIAERFGMDAGAVLDNIIYARAYTYEHQYNLLLGLAAKMSEEPFRLLIVDSVIALFRVDFSGRGELAERQQKLAQMLSRLIKIAEEFNVAVYMTNQVIADPGGGVFISDPKKPAGGHVLAHASTIRLMLRKGKGEQRVCKIFDAPNLPEAEAVFQITPGGIMDAKD from the exons ATGATAGACGTCAA ATTCGAAGAGCACGGCCAGCTCCAGCTGCTGGACCGAGAAGAAGCTGAGGAGGAATACGATTGCTTCGAATCCATCGACAAAC TGATCTCCCAGGGGATAAATGCGGGAGACGTCAAGAAGCTCCAGGACGCGGGGATCTACACCTGCAACGGCCTCATGATGCAGACCAAGAAG AGCTTGACGGGGATAAAGGGTTTGTCCGAAGCGAAGGTCGATAAGATCTGCGAGGCCGCGGAGAAGCTCGTG AACGTGGGCTACGTGACTGGAAGCGATCTCCTCCTCCGG CGGAAGTCGGTGATACGAATCACGACGGGGAGCCAAGCCCTGGACGAACTCCTTGGCG GTGGAATAGAGACGCTTTCGATCACGGAGGCTTTCGGAGAATTCCG ATCAGGAAAGACCCAGCTGGCTCATACCCTCTGCGTCTCGACACAG CTCCCAATCCACATGCACGGCGGGAACGGAAAGGTGGCCTACATCGACACCGAGGGAACATT TCGACCGGACCGGATAGTGCCGATAGCGGAGAGGTTTGGGATGGACGCCGGAGCTGTTCTCGACAAC ATTATATACGCGCGTGCTTACACATACGAGCATCAGTACAACTTGCTGTTGGGCTTGGCTGCCAAAATGTCCGAAGAGCCCTTCCGCCTACTG ATCGTGGATTCGGTGATTGCGTTGTTCCGAGTGGACTTCTCCGGAAGAGGAGAGCTTGCAGAACGTCAG CAAAAGTTGGCGCAGATGCTCTCTCGACTCATAAAGATAGCTGAGGAATTCAATGTGGCAGTTTACATGACCAACCAGG TGATTGCGGATCCAGGGGGAGGGGTGTTCATTTCGGATCCAAAGAAACCGGCAGGAGGGCACGTGCTGGCGCACGCCTCCACCATCCGGCTGATGCTGAGGAAAGGGAAGGGCGAGCAGCGCGTGTGCAAGATCTTCGACGCCCCCAACCTCCCCGAGGCCGAAGC CGTTTTCCAGATAACTCCAGGTGGCATCATGGATGCGAAGGATTGA
- the LOC105053402 gene encoding stem-specific protein TSJT1, producing MLAVFDRAVAKSPEGLRSQAAAAEEGGGGVGPLVEHFAAAHEGAVTIKLGSSVGALAFSVEMQNPFLPRLFCAMDDIFCLFQGHIENITLLKQQYGLGKTANEAIIVIEAYRTLRDRGPFPASQVVRDLNGKFAFVLFDSSSKSTFIAADADGSVPFFWGADSEDHLVLSDDVEVVKKGCGKSYAPFPKGCFFTTSGGLQSFEYPMNEVKAMPRVDSQGQLCGATFKVDVEAKKETAMPRVGSAANWSSHY from the exons ATGCTGGCGGTGTTCGATCGGGCAGTGGCGAAGAGCCCGGAGGGGCTGCGGAGCCAGGCGGCCGCGGCGGAGGAGGGTGGCGGAGGGGTGGGCCCTTTAGTGGAGCATTTCGCGGCGGCACACGAGGGGGCGGTGACTATAAAACTCGGCTCCTCCGTCGGCGCGTTGGCCTTCTCCGTCGAGATGCAGAACCCCTTCCTCCCGAG ATTGTTTTGTGCTATGGATGATATATTTTGCTTGTTCCAAGGACATATTGAGAACATTACTCTTTTGAAGCAACAGTATGGACTGGGTAAGACTGCCAATGAAGCAATCATTGTAATAGAAGCCTACAGAACATTGAGAGACAGAGGACCTTTCCCTGCAAGCCAGGTTGTGAGAGATCTCAATGGGAAATTTGCATTTGTTCTGTTCGATAGCTCATCAAAATCTACTTTCATAGCCGCT GATGCTGATGGAAGTGTGCCTTTCTTTTGGGGTGCTGATTCTGAAGATCATCTTGTACTGTCTGATGATGTGGAGGTTGTTAAGAAAGGCTGTGGGAAGTCATATGCTCCATTTCCGAAAG GTTGTTTCTTTACAACATCTGGGGGATTGCAGAGCTTCGAATATCCTATGAATGAGGTAAAGGCAATGCCAAGGGTTGATAGCCAAGGTCAACTCTGTGGGGCTACTTTCAAAGTGGATGTTGAAGCTAAGAAGGAGACTGCAATGCCTAGGGTTGGCAGTGCTGCAAATTGGTCTTCTCACTATTAA